The window CCGCATAATTATTTACAATATCATCGCGGGTGACATTAACATCATCCACTTCCGGTACACCGGGAATATTTTTCAAAATGCCCTTGCTGGACGGAGTAATCAGCAGGTCAGGTAATTTCTGATCCTTTTGCAAACCATCGGGTATCTGAATACCACAAAATTCACGTTCGCCCTTGGCGTAAGAACGCCACATTGAACCGGTGATGTATTGGCGAGCAATAGCTTCTATCATCACTGGCTTGGCTTTTTGCACTATCCACACCAGTGGGTGGGGAATATCCAGAATATGGCTATCAGCCAAGCCCTGCTCGCGAAATAATTTAAACCAATGGTTGGAAATCGCATTCAAAGCGGCACCTTTGCCCGGCACCCCTTGCATACCACCCTCACTTTTCCAGATACACTCAAAGGCAGAAATACGGTCACTAATTACCATAATTGCCAGCTCTGCATCGGCGGCCACATCGTAGCCTTTATCTGCAATCAAGCGCCGACTATCTTCAGCAGTTAACCAATAAACGGAACGCACTTTACCGCTATGAACCGGTAACTCGGTGCGAATGGGAAGATCGTTATTAACTGCCAATACCTTATCAGCAAGACTCATGGTGAATGCCCTGTGTAAATGTTGTGATTCGAAGTGATGAATTTCTAGAAATACCGCAACAGCGGCAACGACAAAAGTAGTCGGTTTCTAGAACGGGGATTTTACCAGAAAATAAAAGGGATGCCAGTCATCAACAATTTGTTGACGAAGCTGAGATAGAATCTATTACAGCAGTAATAATAGCCTTATTTGCTGCAGGGAAATTATACTGACCAAGCGTATTTGCATCTACCCAACGAATAGGCTGCCCCTCTCTACCTTCAGCCTGACCGGAAATCGCATCAACCCACCAAACATCCAGCAACACTGATTTATCGTCATAATCATGCCTGATTTCGATGAGCGGGCGACAACGCAGCACTGTCACCCCAACTCTTCCTCTAACTCACGATTCAAAGCAGTCTGCACAGATTCCCCTGCTTCTACCTTGCCGCCAGGAAATTCCCACAAGCCACCTTGATGACTCTCGGTAGGTCGCAGCGCAATCAGGATTTGTTGCGACTCATTGCGGATAACGCCGACGGCGACATGTACTAATTTTGTCAACTCAGTCTCTTTTAACTGCCACTTATTTAATTTATGAACTACTTAAACCTAAGAACGGTAATCCGCGTTAATACGAACATACTCATCAGATAAATCTGTGGTCCACACGGTTGCTTGCTGATCCCCTCTGGATAAATCCACGGCGATGGTAATCTCTTCTTCGTCCATAGCCGCCTGACCTTGCTGCTCAGTATAACTGGCGGCACGGCAGCCCTGCTCCGCAATTAGCACGCCGTTAATACTCACGGATACTTTGTTAACATCCAGCTGTTCAACGCCAGCCCGACCAATCGCCGCCAACAACCGCCCCCAATTGGGGTCACTGGCAAACAAGGCCGTTTTTACCAACGGTGATTCGGCTATGGTATAGGCTACTTGTAAACACTCTCGTTCAGAAGCGCCACCGCTCACGGCTACCGTGACAAATTTATTAGCGCCTTCGCCATCACGCACCAAGCCTTGCGCTAACTCAATAAAAACAGTGGTAATTGCATCTAACAGAGGTTGATACAGTGCGTCATTTATAGCACTAACTTTACCAGCAGCGGCTTGACCCGTTGCTACCAACATACATGAATCGTTAGTCGAGGTATCACCATCAACGGTGATACGATTAAACGATTGATTAGTCGCCTGCTGAAGAATAGTGTTTAAAATTTCCGACTCAACCGCCGCATCGGTTGCCACATAACCCAACATAGTGGCCATGTTAGGCTTGATCATGCCTGCACCTTTAGCAATACCCGTCACAGTAATCGTTTCGCCCAGGTGATCAAATTGTAACGATGCCGCCTTGGGCGGGTATCTGTGGTCATAATACCGCTAGCGGCCAACGTCCAACCGTTTTCATCAAGCTCAGCGAGACCCTGCGGCAAAGCGGCGGTTATTTTCGCTAGCGGTAACGGCTCACCAATAACCCCGGTAGAAAAAGGTAATACCTGCTCTGCAGCGACGTCTGTTAATTGAGCCAACGCCTGACAAGATGCCACACTGTCCTTCAACCCCTGAGGGCCGGTGCCGGCATTAGCGTTGCCAGTATTAACCAGTAAATAGCGGGGCGCCTGTTGTGCAATATGACGTTTGGCAACTTGTACCGGCGCGGCACAAAACGCATTTAGGGTGAACACACCTGCTGCCGTCGCGCCTTCACAGAGCTCCATCACGACTAAATCCTGACGACCAGGACGCTTAATGCCTGCACTGGTCGTGCCCAAACGAAAACCCGCTACCGGGTGGAGCGTGGGTAATTTTCCTTCACCGACTGCCATTTTTAGATACCTTCAATTAATCTATGGGCTGAAGAGCGTCCTATCAGGAAAGTTTGCCGTGACATTGTTTGTATTTTTTGCCCGATCCACAGGGGCAATCTTCATTACGGCCAACCTTTTTTCCTTCGCGAACAAAAGGTTGCGAATCAGCTTCTTCTGCATTGCCACTGCCTGAGTCATCGCCAATTGCCGAAGCTGAATCATGCTTGAACTCTAAATCTTTCGCCTGCGCAGCTCGCCGCTGTTCTTCCAATGCGGCCAATTCATCTTCTCGCTGAATACGAACATTCGATAAAAACCGCACCACATCATGTTTTAAGCTATCTAGCATCGCCTCAAATAAAGCGAAGGCTTCACGCTTGTATTCCTGCTTGGGATTTTTTTGCGCATATGCACGTAAATGGATACCCTGCCGCAATTGATCCATAGTCGCCAAATGCTCTTTCCACAGATTATCAAGTATCTGCAGCATAATATGTTTTCCAAGCGGCGAATCTCGGGACCAATCTCATCCGCTTTTGCCTGATAGGCTACAGCCAGTTCAGCAATAATTTTTTGTCTTAAAGGCTCTTCATGCAGATTGTCATCTTCGTCCAGCCATTTTTGCAATGGCAGCGGCGCAGAAAACTCCGCTTCAAGACGCTGTTCCAAACCGGAAATATCCCACTGCTCTTCTAAGCTTTGTGGTGGGATATGCTGGTCAATCACCTCATTGATCACGTCTTCACGGATAGCTTCGATCGTCTCGGAAATATCTTCAGCTTCCAACAAATCGTAACGCTGCTGATAAACGATCTGTCGCTGATCGTTGGAAACGTCATCAAACTCCAATAAATTTTTACGGATATCAAAGTTTCTACCTTCGACTTTGCGCTGCGCTTTTTCAATGGAGTTAGTCACCATGCGGTGTTCTATCGCTTCACCTTTTTCCATACCCAGTGCTTGCATAAAACTGCGTACGCGATCAGAGGCAAAAATCCGCATTAAATTATCTTCCATAGAAAGATAAAAACGCGACATCCCGGGATCACCCTGACGACCAGCACGGCCACGCAATTGGTTATCGATACGTCGGGACTCATGACGCTCAGTACCAATAATATGGAGACCGCCCGCTTCTAACACAGCTGCATGACGCTTTTTCCAGGCGTCACGTAATGATTGGATTTGCTCTGCGCTGGGATTGTCCATTGCGGCAATTTCTACTTCAACATTACCACCCAACACAATATCGGTACCGCGACCGGCCATATTGGTTGCAATCGTCACCACACCGGGACTGCCAGCCTGGGCAATAATTTCCGCTTCCTGTTCATGAAATTTTGCGTTCAGTACTTTGTGTTCAATTTTGGATTGTTTGAAACGCTTGGATAATTCTTCTGAAGTTTCAATCGACGCAGTACCCACTAAAACTGGCGCACCTTTGGCAGTGAGCTCTTTAACATCATTGACAATGGCATCGTATTTTTCGCCAACTGACAAATAGACCAAATCATTGAGATCAATACGCGATGGCACAACATTGGTCGGAATAACCACGACCTCCAAGCCATAAATCTGGGAAAATTCAAATGCCTCTGTGTCTGCAGTACCAGTCATACCCGAAAGCTTATTGAACAGACGGAAATAATTTTGAAAGGTAGTAGAAGCTAATGTCTGACTTTCGGCCTGAATATTTACACCTTCCTTCGCTTCAATTGCCTGATGCAAACCCTCAGACAAACGACGGCCCGCCATCGTGCGACCAGTGTGCTCATCAATCAACACCACCTGATTATTTTGCACGATGTATTCGACATCACGATTAAATAATTTATGCGCGCGCAAGCCGGAATAAACATGTTGTAGCATCGCCAAATTAGATACCGAATATAGACTTTCACCTTCGGCCAACATGCCAGACTCAGATAACAACTCCTCTACAAATAAGTGACCTTGCTCGGTCAATTCAATCTGACGGGCCTTTTCATCAACAGTAAAATGGCCTTCATCAACTTCAGTTTGTAATTGCAACTTCGGAATTAATTTATTAATACTGCGATACAGCTCTGAACTATCCTCTGCCTGCCCTGAAATAATTAACGGCGTACGCGCTTCATCAATCAATATTGAATCCACTTCATCGACAATGGCAAAATTCAGACTGCGCTGAAAACGATCTTCCAGCGTAAACGCCATATTGTCGCGCAGATAATCAAAACCGAATTCATTATTGGTGCCGTAGGTAATATCACACGCATAAGCAGCACGCTTGGCTTCAGGATCCTGGCCAGAAACAACAATACCTACAGTTAACCCTAGAAATTCATACAGCGGCCGCATCCAATTAGCATCACGACTTGCCAAATAATCATTTACTGTAATGACAAACGCGCCTTCGCCAGTTAATGCATTCAGATAAACAGGTAAAGTAGCAACCAGAGTTTTACCTTCACCCGTTCGCATTTCTGCAATACGCCCTTGATGCAAGGTAATACCACCAATTAATTGCACATCGAAGTGACGTAAACCTAAAGTACGTTTGCCTGCCTCACGAACGACAGCAAAAGCTTCGGATAATACTTGATCCAGTTTTTCACCTTCGCTTAAACGCTGTTTAAATTCACTGGTTTTTTGTTGTAATTGCTCGTCACTTAACGCTTGGAGGGTTTCCTCAAAACCGTTAATTTCTTGCACAGTTTTACCCATGCGCTTGAGCGTCCGGTCATTTTTACTACCGAAGATTTTTTTGGCGATATTTCCCAACATAATATGACTACTTATAACTGTTATTGTTTGAACGCAAAAACGTGAGCAAATAGCTCACGCAAAAAGAAAATAACTGGAAGAGAAAATTCAGCGACTGGCGCGATGAATATAGCTGGCAGGGTCAACAGGGCGACCATGTTTATAGACTTCGAAATGCACGTGAGGCCCCGTAGACCGACCACTGCTTCCCATCAAGGCGATAACCTGCCCCTTCTTAACAATATCACCCACTTCAATTTTGTTTTCCAGATTATGAGCGTAGCGAGTAATGTATCCGCTACCGTGGTTAATCTCAACCAACTGACCATAACCGTAACGCTCACCGGACCAAGTAACGACACCAGAACCCACTGCAACAATATCACTGCCTAACTTACCGGCAAAATCAACGCCTTCATGCATCGCCAAGCGGCCATTAAAGGGATCCGTACGATGGCCAAAGTGCGACGACATCCAGCCTTTCTTAATCGGCCTACCAGCCAAGAATACTTCATCTTCAATTTTACGATTGGCTAATAAGGTTTCAAGAATTTCTAGCTGCTGTTCACGATCATCAACGCGGGCCACAAGATTATTCATGGCATCGACAAAATCGGGGTTTTCGTAGAAAGCGCCTTGCTCGTCAGTTTCGGGACCACCGAGAGCCGGCAATTGACTAAAATCGAATTCGCCTTTGTCTAACTTGGCGACGGTGGTGATACGTTCGCCCAGCGCATCCAAGCGGACTAGCCGAGCTTGAATTTCTGCCATTCGAAGAGTAAGCGCTTGTACACGTTGCTCAGTCTCTTTTTTGGTATTGGCAACCAATTCCTGTTCTTTACGATTTTTTTCTTTCATTGCAGACAGTGCCTGCAAATCTAACACTTCTCCCTCGTTATCTGCGAGTTCATAACCAGCCACTACCCCCATACCCAACGGCACGCCCAATAGGCACAGAGAAAGCAATGTGCGGGTCCAGCGACCAAGTGAAATCGATTTCGACTGGCCGTGTTTACCGCTGACGATAATGACTTTCATAGAATTTTCAGCTGGATAGTGAGATTAAATAGAATCTGGTTGCGTTGTGGGGGTAAATATCGCATATAACTCCAATTAATACCAATTTTAGGGGCTATAAAATAGTGAACGCGGTCAAACTTTGGACAAATATTAACGGCAGTCAAATGCTGCCGTTGTATTTAGGCGACAGCAACGGGTGCCATATACGAAATAGGCGCTTTTGACTGATCCTCAAAAGTCACCACTTCCCAGGCATCAGTTTGCGCAATCAAGGCCCGCAAAGAAGCGTTATTAAGGGCATGACCAGACTTATGAGCTTTAAATTCACCAATCAAGCTATTGCCCAACAAGTACAAGTCACCGATGGCATCCAGCACCTTGTGCTTAACGAACTCATCTTCATAGCGCAAGCCATCTTCATTGAGGATACGGTACTCATCTACCACTATCGCGTTATCAACACTGCCGCCCTGAGCCAAGCCCTTGGAGCGTAGGTATTCAATTTCATGCATAAAACCAAAGGTACGTGCCCGGCTAACTTCCTTTACAAAGGAGGTACTGGAAAAATCAAGCGCAGCCTTACCGGTACGATCACGAAATACTGGATGATCAAAATCAATGGTAAAAGACACTTTAAAGCCATCAAAAGGCAGGAAACTGGCTACTTTATCACCATCAGTCACCGTAACTGGGCGCTTAATACGAATAAATTGCTTGGCCTTTGGCTGTTCTTCAATACCCGCTGATTGGATAAGGAATACAAATGGGCCAGCACTGCCGTCCATAATCGGGACTTCAGCAGCACTTAATTCTACATAGGCATTATCAATACCCAAGCCTGCCATTGCCGACAGTAAATGCTCGACGGTAGAAACCCGAACATCATCTTTCATTAAAGTAGTCGAGAGAATAGTGTCGCCGACATTCTCGGCTCTGGCAGCTATTTCGACCACCGGATCCAGATCGGTGCGACGGAAAATAATCCCGGAATCGACAGGAGCTGGAAGTAGTGTGAGGTACACCTTTTCACCGGAATGGAGGCCGATACCGGTAGCGCGGATGGCATTGCGTAGAGTACGTTGTTTAATCATGGCAAATCTTCATTGGTTCTGATCGTATGCGCGGAGTGATGACTTACCCCAAAAAGCGCTGAAACCTGCAGCATCTGGCTAAATATGGACAAAAAACCACCGAAGCCTTAGAAGTGAGGCGCGAATACTACCAGAGAACTGGCCTAACACCAAACCCATTAACTCCCTTTTAAAGCAGCGCATCCCTGCGCCAAACCATATTCTTTGCTAGATCCTGAGACCCGTAACCAAACGATTTAATCCGCCTGTCTACGTAAAAAGGCAGGAATATCCAAATATTCCATATCCTTGTCCTCTTTAGGTACAGCCGCTTCGCGACCCATCGCTACCTGAGGGTTATTACGCATGACAGTTGGACGATCCAACGTTCGGTAATCAGGGTTAACTGTATCAGCTAGTTTATTTTCAACCACTTTTAATGGCGCTTCGCTGAGCTGATCGCTACCCAAACCAGTGGCGACCACAGTAACCCGTATTTCATCTGACATCTCTGGGTCAATAACAGTTCCCACCACAACGGTGGCATTATCTGAAGCAAATTCTTCGATAGTGTCACCCACCTCGGAAAACTCACCC is drawn from Oceanicoccus sp. KOV_DT_Chl and contains these coding sequences:
- a CDS encoding phosphoribosylaminoimidazolesuccinocarboxamide synthase; this encodes MSLADKVLAVNNDLPIRTELPVHSGKVRSVYWLTAEDSRRLIADKGYDVAADAELAIMVISDRISAFECIWKSEGGMQGVPGKGAALNAISNHWFKLFREQGLADSHILDIPHPLVWIVQKAKPVMIEAIARQYITGSMWRSYAKGEREFCGIQIPDGLQKDQKLPDLLITPSSKGILKNIPGVPEVDDVNVTRDDIVNNYAAFKFRSIDDIAVYEKLLSEGFDVISKALADLDQIFVDTKFEFGYVTDKNGNEKLIYMDEVGTPDSSRIWDGAAFRDGNIIENSKEGFRQLLLKHFPEPDILLDKNRMDERNALARENELPESVMMAVSKTYTDIAEKITGEKINLSDNPKAEIIEILRDQYGVIA
- a CDS encoding M23 family metallopeptidase: MKVIIVSGKHGQSKSISLGRWTRTLLSLCLLGVPLGMGVVAGYELADNEGEVLDLQALSAMKEKNRKEQELVANTKKETEQRVQALTLRMAEIQARLVRLDALGERITTVAKLDKGEFDFSQLPALGGPETDEQGAFYENPDFVDAMNNLVARVDDREQQLEILETLLANRKIEDEVFLAGRPIKKGWMSSHFGHRTDPFNGRLAMHEGVDFAGKLGSDIVAVGSGVVTWSGERYGYGQLVEINHGSGYITRYAHNLENKIEVGDIVKKGQVIALMGSSGRSTGPHVHFEVYKHGRPVDPASYIHRASR
- the lpxC gene encoding UDP-3-O-acyl-N-acetylglucosamine deacetylase, with the protein product MIKQRTLRNAIRATGIGLHSGEKVYLTLLPAPVDSGIIFRRTDLDPVVEIAARAENVGDTILSTTLMKDDVRVSTVEHLLSAMAGLGIDNAYVELSAAEVPIMDGSAGPFVFLIQSAGIEEQPKAKQFIRIKRPVTVTDGDKVASFLPFDGFKVSFTIDFDHPVFRDRTGKAALDFSSTSFVKEVSRARTFGFMHEIEYLRSKGLAQGGSVDNAIVVDEYRILNEDGLRYEDEFVKHKVLDAIGDLYLLGNSLIGEFKAHKSGHALNNASLRALIAQTDAWEVVTFEDQSKAPISYMAPVAVA